Proteins encoded in a region of the Phacochoerus africanus isolate WHEZ1 chromosome 8, ROS_Pafr_v1, whole genome shotgun sequence genome:
- the MEAK7 gene encoding MTOR-associated protein MEAK7, whose amino-acid sequence MEFTGRRRRLSRQMGNSKSRSGQGLCSRFLPEEQAEVDGLFDALSLEKLSSSTSPRSFSLQALKSHVGEALPPEMVTRLFEGMRRADPTGKATGPSTRVSQEQFTLSMSHLLKGSSEEKSLVILAMASATDGPAEAREVLRFTEDLVGSVVHVLHYRQELRGWTQKQASGSPPRVQALAAQLFSELKLQDGEKLPGPQRLDCGCDRAMVEAWLFRAPHVATFLSVVIHQGFRLLRSSLDLATLLPERQVDRGREFASLLDVLSVAYINSHLPRDLRHRWRLLFATALHGHSFAQLCGRITQRGPCVVLLEDQDGHVFGGFASCSWEVKPQFQGKTCAFLFSICPAMAVYTCTGYNDHYMYLNHGQQTIPNGLGMGGQHNYFGLWVDVDFGKGHSKAKPTCTTYSSPQLSAQEDFRFEKMEVWAVGDPSVTQPAKSSKSILDVDPAAQILLEASGRSRHSEGLRAVPEDD is encoded by the exons ATGGAATTCACTGGG AGACGCCGCCGGCTGTCCAGACAGATGGGAAACAGCAAGAGTCGCTCGGGGCAGGGTCTCTGCTCCCGCTTTCTTCCCGAGGAGCAGGCCGAGGTCGATGGATTGTTTGATGCTTTGTCATTGGAGAAGCTCAGCTCCAGCACCTCGCCCAGATCCTTCTCTCTGCAGGCCCTGAAG AGCCACGTGGGGGAAGCCCTGCCCCCAGAGATGGTCACTAGACTGTTCGAGGGCATGCGGAGGGCTGACCCGACCGGGAAGGCCACGGGGCCCAGCACGCGCGTCTCCCAGGAGCAGTTCACGCTGTCCATGTCCCACCTGCTCAAAGGCAGCTCTGAGGAGAAGAGTCTGGTGATCCTGGCAATGGCTTCTGCCACAGACGGCCCCGCGGAAGCCAGAGAGGTCCTAAGG TTTACAGAGGATCTGGTTGGCTCTGTGGTGCATGTGCTGCACTACAGGCAGGAGCTGAGAGGCTGGACTCAGAAACAGGCCTCGGGCTCCCCGCCCAGGGTGCAGGCGCTGGCTGCTCAGCTGTTCTCCGAGCTGAAGCTTCAAG ATGGTGAGAAGCTTCCTGGGCCCCAGCGGCTGGACTGCGGCTGTGACCGTGCCATGGTCGAGGCCTGGCTGTTCCGGGCCCCTCATGTGGCCACATTTCTGAGCGTGGTCATCCACCAAGGCTTTCGGCTCCTGCGCTCGTCCCTCGATCTGGCCACCCTGCTCCCGGAGCGCCAGGTGGACCGAGGGCGGGAGTTTGCCAGCCTCCTGGACGTCCTCTCCGTCGCCTACATCAACTCCCACCTGCCCCGGGATCTGCGGCACCGCTGGCGCCTGCTCTTCGCGACCGCGCTCCACGGGCACAGCTTCGCCCAGCTCTGTGGGCGCATCACCCAGCGGGGGCCCTGCGTGGTGCTGCTTGAGGACCAGGACGGCCACGTGTTCGGGGGGTTTGCCTCCTGCTCCTGGGAGGTCAAGCCTCAGTTTCAAGGTAAGACTTG TGCTTTCCTGTTTTCCATCTGCCCCGCCATGGCCGTGTACACCTGCACGGGCTACAATGACCACTACATGTACCTGAATCACGGGCAGCAGACCATCCCCAACGGGCTG GGCATGGGCGGGCAGCACAATTACTTTGGGCTGTGGGTCGATGTCGATTTCGGGAAAGGACACAGCAAGGCCAAGCCCACGTGCACCACGTACAGCAGCCCCCAGCTGTCGGCCCAAGAGGACTTCCGGTTCGAGAAGATGGAGGTGTGGGCCGTGGGCGACCCCTCGGTGACACAGCCG